The following are encoded together in the Triticum dicoccoides isolate Atlit2015 ecotype Zavitan chromosome 6B, WEW_v2.0, whole genome shotgun sequence genome:
- the LOC119324651 gene encoding telomere-binding protein 1-like, with the protein MVFRKKSEGGSVVRRPRKRRDTTLAPVKRSARLKKKQMYALDLLATVAESLSSDEDDYSTESDQDVAAASHNSDRAAVKAEQFHEAPQLNSTALENDCCRGYTVGCDCICAPLGETSIRKTEDLSTQNVADTVEGSLIEKADVDNLLTQNVADAAAEPLIEKKPDVFAEGSLVSCTKPSLLDCGLGTIPEYGTIGVCHPCFPTSADVKQVHQATPAIIGSLVDGNAAALHGLVDTMDLDIKPSVLNSESSSGVHLGGHDNGHNSSPFYPVQVQHAADIDNDEKSTRCVHPSTSGSKGGHLSYKGDCRTRRLLSTRMRKAARNKMCGELPNKGSKFGGKKISATRRRAQMQRMLKTKKVVECYSAQPSDEGVLTETSGTSCSRGGQDPTCASESSQRKPCASEGCNVKFIIKSFNIPELSIEVPENATVGSLKRIVMDAVTSKIEGSLSVSVLLQGEIIQDDNKTLHQAGICHGAKPDSIGFTLECEAKQDSRPSGLAPEEMDSAGPSVVNPLSKIKFEQPFISCTLGDYPCEGAAQVRSEICQAIVPYGTSNPDALAIVPVVPRSRQRDFGQRRKRKPFSVAEVELLVEAVELLGFGRWKNVKNHAFRDNEERTYVDLKDKWKNLVHTASIPPQLRRGRAIPPQGLLDRVLAAQAYWTVHHAKRDEEEGRD; encoded by the exons ATGGTGTTCCGGAAGAAGTCCGAGGGAGGATCCGTCGTCCGGCGACCTCGCAAGCGACGGGACACGACTCTGGCTCCG GTGAAGCGCTCCGCGAGGTTAAAGAAAAAGCAGATGTACGCTCTTGATCTGCTCGCCACAGTTGCAGAATCCTTGTCCTCAGATGAGGATGATTATTCCACCGAAAGCGACCAAGATGTAGCGGCAGCAAGTCATAATTCAGACAGGGCAGCTGTTAAAGCAGAACAATTTCATGAAGCCCCGCAGCTCAATAGCACAGCATTGGAGAATGATTGCTGCAGAGGATATACAGTGGGCTGTGATTGTATCTGTGCCCCTCTCGGAGAAACTAGCATACGCAAGACAGAGGACTTATCGACCCAAAATGTTGCTGATACAGTAGAAGGGTCACTAATAGAAAAGGCAGATGTGGACAACTTATTGACCCAAAACGTTGCTGATGCAGCAGCAGAGCCGCTGATAGAAAAGAAGCCAGATGTGTTTGCTGAGGGCTCATTGGTTAGTTGTACAAAACCATCTCTGTTGGATTGTGGTCTTGGCACAATTCCAGAGTATGGAACTATTGGGGTATGCCATCCTTGTTTCCCGACATCAGCAGACGTTAAGCAAGTGCATCAAGCCACACCTGCAATAATCGGAAGTCTGGTAGATGGCAATGCCGCAGCTCTGCATGGTTTGGTTGACACCATGGATCTGGATATCAAACCTTCTGTGCTTAATTCTGAGAGTAGCTCAGGAGTGCACTTGGGTGGCCATGACAATGGCCATAACTCTTCACCATTCTATCCGGTTCAAGTGCAGCATGCTGCAGATATAGATAATGATGAAAAATCCACCAGGTGTGTGCATCCAAGCACCTCAGGAAGTAAGGGTGGGCATTTGTCATATAAAGGTGACTGTAGAACAAGGAGATTGTTGTCCACCAGGATGAGGAAGGCAGCTCGTAATAAGATGTGTGGAGAGCTGCCTAATAAAG GTAGCAAGTTCGGTGGAAAGAAGATATCCGCTACACGTCGAAGGGCGCAGATGCAACGGATGCTCAAGACAAAAAAAGTAGTTGAATGCTACTCTGCACAGCCATCTGATGAAGGGGTCCTAACTGAaa CCAGTGGGACATCATGCTCCAGGGGAGGTCAGGATCCAACTTGTGCTTCTGAGTCCAGTCAAAGAAAGCCATGTGCTTCTGAGGGCTGTAATG TCAAGTTCATCATCAAGTCTTTCAACATTCCTGAGCTATCAATTGAGGTCCCTGAAAATGCAACAGTTGGTTCATTGAAG AGAATTGTAATGGATGCTGTTACTAGTAAAATTGAAGGCAGCCTCAGTGTCAGTGTGCTACTTCAAGGGGAGATCATTCAAGATGACAATAAGACGCTTCATCAGGCTGGGATTTGCCACGGGGCAAAACCAGATAGCATAGGCTTCACACTGGAATGTGAAGCTAAGCAAGATTCTCGTCCTTCAGGACTAGCACCTGAAGAGATGGACTCCGCTGGTCCATCTGTTGTGAATCCGCTATCGAA GATAAAGTTCGAACAGCCTTTTATAAGCTGCACTCTGGGTGATTATCCCTGTGAAGGGGCTGCGCAAGTCAGGTCAGAAATCTGCCAAGCGATCGTCCCCTATGGGACTTCAAACCCAGATGCGCTGGCCATCGTGCCAGTTGTTCCCAGGTCAAGACAGAGGGATTTCGGGCAAAGGCGTAAGCGGAAGCCCTTCTCCGTTGCTGAGGTGGAGCTACTGGTGGAAGCTGTGGAGCTGCTTGGGTTCGGCAG GTGGAAAAACGTCAAGAACCATGCGTTTCGCGACAACGAGGAGAGGACCTACGTCGACCTCAAG GACAAGTGGAAGAACCTGGTGCACACGGCGAGCATCCCCCCGCAGCTGCGGCGGGGGAGGGCGATCCCGCCGCAGGGCCTCCTGGACCGCGTGCTGGCGGCGCAGGCCTACTGGACCGTGCACCACGCcaagcgcgacgaggaggaaggCCGAGACTAG